In one Molothrus ater isolate BHLD 08-10-18 breed brown headed cowbird chromosome 6, BPBGC_Mater_1.1, whole genome shotgun sequence genomic region, the following are encoded:
- the C6H14orf132 gene encoding uncharacterized protein C14orf132 homolog isoform X2, whose product MDLSFMAAQLPVMGGAFMDSPNEDFSTEYSLFNSSANVHAASSMQNPPEETSRSSNDAILLWIAIIATIGNIVVVGVVYAFTF is encoded by the coding sequence cttCCTGTTATGGGAGGAGCCTTTATGGACTCACCCAATGAGGACTTTAGTACAGAGTACTCCCTGTTTAACTCATCAGCCAACGTCCATGCAGCTTCTTCCATGCAGAATCCACCAGAAGAGACATCCCGTTCTTCAAATGATGCCATATTGTTATGGATTGCAATAATAGCAACAATTGGAAATATTGTGGTTGTGGGAGTGGTGTATGCCTTCACCTTCTAG